One window of the bacterium genome contains the following:
- a CDS encoding amidohydrolase family protein, with translation MRVLLKDAAVVSMAGPAAARPADVLIEDGRIGRVVTPQDAGPIAAADGGPTLDLHGAYVMPGLIDAHCHITLSGDLVEAELAHDPRTRILRAADNARRTLLAGITTIRDTCGLNDSDVLLREAIAAGKIPGPRIVACGRMITMTGGHGWFYGQEVDGPDEVRRAVRERIKVRTDWVKFMASGGFAEEGEQPASTQLDADELTAGVREAAKAGRKTCAHAHGAPSIKNCLRAGIDSIEHASFMDRETIDLLRERNGFIVPTFSIYYKMKETGADHHLPASVVELARRAWDLKVERFRDAYRAGVRVAAGSDNGSPAAAHPDIATELEIFVRIGLSPYQALRAATADAATLLGLDAEIGTVEPGKRADLIVLKDNPLSDVSAVRRVAGVIQDGHIIRADGLPGVQTGAAGLHRSAALPHVRPR, from the coding sequence ATGCGCGTGCTGCTCAAGGACGCCGCGGTCGTCTCCATGGCCGGGCCGGCCGCGGCCCGCCCGGCGGATGTCCTGATCGAGGACGGCCGGATCGGCCGGGTCGTGACGCCGCAAGACGCCGGACCGATCGCGGCGGCGGACGGCGGTCCGACTCTCGACCTGCACGGCGCGTACGTCATGCCCGGGCTGATCGACGCGCACTGTCATATCACCCTGAGCGGCGACCTCGTCGAGGCGGAGCTCGCCCACGACCCGCGGACGCGCATCCTGCGTGCGGCGGACAACGCCCGCCGCACGCTGCTCGCCGGGATCACGACGATTCGGGATACCTGCGGGCTCAACGACAGCGACGTGCTGCTGCGCGAGGCGATCGCCGCGGGCAAGATTCCGGGCCCCCGGATTGTGGCGTGCGGGCGGATGATCACGATGACCGGCGGCCACGGCTGGTTCTACGGACAGGAGGTCGACGGCCCGGACGAGGTCCGGCGCGCGGTCCGCGAGCGAATCAAAGTCCGGACCGATTGGGTGAAGTTCATGGCCAGCGGGGGCTTTGCCGAGGAGGGCGAACAGCCGGCGTCGACCCAGCTCGACGCCGACGAGCTCACCGCCGGCGTGCGCGAGGCGGCGAAGGCCGGCCGCAAGACGTGCGCGCACGCGCACGGCGCGCCGTCGATCAAGAACTGCCTCCGCGCCGGGATCGACTCCATCGAGCACGCCTCGTTCATGGACCGGGAAACCATCGACCTGCTGCGCGAGCGGAACGGCTTCATCGTGCCGACCTTCTCGATCTACTACAAGATGAAGGAGACCGGGGCGGACCACCACCTGCCCGCATCCGTGGTCGAGCTGGCGCGCCGCGCCTGGGATCTCAAAGTCGAGCGGTTCCGCGACGCCTACCGCGCCGGGGTGCGCGTGGCGGCGGGCTCGGACAACGGGTCGCCCGCGGCCGCCCATCCGGACATCGCCACCGAGCTCGAAATCTTCGTGCGGATCGGCCTGTCGCCGTACCAGGCGCTTCGCGCGGCGACGGCGGACGCGGCGACGCTGCTGGGGCTCGACGCGGAGATCGGCACGGTCGAGCCCGGCAAACGCGCGGACCTGATCGTGCTCAAGGACAATCCGCTGTCCGACGTCTCCGCCGTCCGCCGGGTGGCCGGCGTGATCCAAGACGGCCACATCATTCGCGCCGACGGCCTCCCGGGGGTTCAGACCGGGGCCGCCGGTCTGCACCGGAGCGCCGCCCTCCCGCACGTCCGCCCGCGGTGA
- a CDS encoding amidohydrolase family protein, protein MTPRGPEWLIVRASRLLDGTGAPPLADPTVVVRGGRIHGVYGGRAPRGDWPPGAPELNLAGHTLLPGLIDAHVHLVLPGDGTPFETSVREPDGVLLASAMHNAQTALRAGITTLRDCGSMRDTSLELRRAQQLGYAALPRLHLCRCPMTITGGHCWYFGGEADGPEGVRAMVRRLVKAGVDYIKMMASGGGTVGTDSSRPSYTVEELRAAVDEAHRLNRRVGIHCTCAAATRNALAAGADHIEHALFLADARGTQRYEPDVADAVAQRGVGVTSTLCVGHFLVDALSAREDPTTEERAAVERWHRMNDGNTENTSRMRRSGVRYVAGTDAGWRFTPFDGLVRELELLRGAGMSAAEAVVSATSAAAAAMGAGDVGTLREGYHADIVGVAGDPLEDLGALRNPAMVMLGGTPVVRPG, encoded by the coding sequence GTGACGCCCCGCGGTCCGGAATGGCTGATCGTCCGCGCGTCGCGGCTTCTCGACGGCACCGGGGCGCCGCCGCTCGCCGATCCCACGGTCGTGGTCCGCGGGGGCCGGATCCACGGCGTGTACGGCGGCCGGGCCCCCCGCGGAGACTGGCCTCCGGGGGCGCCTGAGCTCAACCTCGCGGGCCACACGCTGCTGCCCGGCCTCATCGACGCGCACGTGCACCTGGTGCTGCCGGGCGACGGCACCCCGTTCGAGACGTCCGTGCGCGAGCCGGACGGGGTGCTGCTCGCGTCGGCGATGCACAACGCGCAGACCGCCCTGCGGGCCGGAATCACCACGCTCCGCGACTGCGGCAGCATGCGCGACACCTCGCTCGAGCTGCGCCGGGCGCAGCAGCTCGGGTACGCGGCCCTCCCCCGCCTGCACCTGTGCCGGTGTCCGATGACGATCACGGGCGGGCACTGCTGGTATTTCGGCGGCGAAGCCGACGGGCCGGAGGGTGTGCGCGCGATGGTCCGCCGCCTCGTCAAGGCGGGCGTCGACTACATCAAGATGATGGCGAGCGGCGGCGGCACGGTCGGCACCGACTCGTCGCGGCCGTCATACACCGTCGAGGAGCTGCGCGCCGCGGTGGACGAAGCCCACCGGCTCAACCGGCGCGTCGGCATCCACTGCACCTGCGCCGCCGCCACCCGGAACGCGCTCGCGGCCGGCGCGGACCACATCGAGCACGCGCTGTTTCTTGCCGACGCGCGCGGCACACAGCGATACGAGCCGGACGTCGCCGACGCGGTCGCGCAGCGCGGCGTGGGCGTCACGTCGACGCTCTGCGTCGGCCACTTCCTGGTCGACGCGCTCTCCGCCCGGGAGGACCCGACGACGGAGGAACGGGCCGCCGTCGAGCGGTGGCACCGGATGAACGACGGCAACACGGAGAACACGTCACGGATGCGGCGGTCGGGCGTCCGGTACGTCGCCGGCACGGACGCGGGCTGGCGATTCACGCCGTTCGACGGTCTGGTCAGGGAGCTCGAATTGCTCCGCGGCGCCGGGATGTCGGCCGCGGAGGCGGTCGTGTCCGCGACCTCGGCCGCGGCCGCGGCGATGGGCGCCGGCGACGTGGGGACGTTGCGCGAGGGATACCACGCGGACATCGTCGGCGTGGCGGGCGACCCCCTCGAAGACCTTGGGGCCCTCCGGAATCCGGCGATGGTCATGCTCGGCGGCACGCCCGTCGTGCGGCCCGGCTAG
- a CDS encoding ABC transporter substrate-binding protein, producing the protein LCAKYKYDPKKAAELLDEAGWKMGPNNIRMKNGQPLTIEINSINYGSGNLPEVELMQGQLLQLGVDAKIKSQARPPWYEDNYHCATNGPVLFLRDSDFNGLAALFASTNIGGNFNWSCYANAEVDRLLAEGRTTFEPAKRRATYAKLEALLMDQAVAVPLVDELSVWIVRSTVTGTKYNYSGYPVLGDATIGR; encoded by the coding sequence CTCTGCGCCAAGTACAAGTACGATCCGAAGAAGGCCGCCGAGCTGCTGGACGAGGCCGGCTGGAAGATGGGTCCCAACAACATCCGGATGAAGAACGGCCAGCCGCTCACGATCGAGATCAATTCGATCAACTACGGCAGCGGGAACCTGCCGGAGGTCGAGCTGATGCAGGGCCAGCTGCTCCAGCTCGGGGTCGACGCGAAGATCAAGAGCCAGGCGCGGCCGCCGTGGTACGAGGACAACTACCACTGCGCGACCAACGGGCCGGTGTTGTTCCTGCGCGACTCCGATTTCAACGGCCTCGCCGCGCTGTTCGCGTCCACGAACATCGGCGGGAATTTCAACTGGTCCTGCTACGCGAACGCCGAGGTGGACCGGCTGCTCGCCGAGGGCCGGACGACGTTCGAGCCGGCGAAGCGGCGGGCCACCTACGCGAAGCTCGAGGCGCTTCTGATGGATCAGGCGGTCGCGGTGCCTCTGGTGGACGAGCTGTCCGTCTGGATCGTGCGGTCCACGGTGACCGGCACGAAGTACAACTACTCGGGATATCCCGTGCTGGGCGACGCGACCATCGGCAGGTAG
- a CDS encoding ABC transporter permease translates to MIRYISGRLLATVPVVFGVTLAVFSMLYLIPGDPVKMMLSEFATSPQQIALMRAQLHLNEPFAQQYARFVVHAARGDLGESIRDRRPVTTEIMELLPSTAQLALTALVLSAATGVALGVAAAIRQNSWADVGAMMLARLGVSMPSFWLGLLLIFVFSLHLGLLPATGGGGLDHLVLPALALGAGAAAITAALTRSSMLEVLRMEYMTTARAKGLAGPSVVFRHGLANALIPIVTIFGLQAGQLLAGTVIIETVFGRPGIGRLLVNAILNKDFPLVQGVVLFVAVIYVLVNLAVDVVYAAVDPRIRYG, encoded by the coding sequence GTGATCCGCTACATCTCCGGACGGCTCCTCGCGACCGTCCCGGTCGTCTTCGGCGTCACCCTGGCCGTGTTCTCGATGCTCTACCTCATCCCGGGCGATCCCGTGAAGATGATGCTGAGCGAATTCGCGACGAGCCCGCAGCAGATCGCGCTGATGCGCGCGCAGCTGCACCTCAACGAGCCCTTCGCGCAGCAGTATGCCCGCTTCGTCGTGCATGCCGCCCGGGGTGATCTCGGAGAATCGATCCGCGACCGGCGGCCGGTCACGACGGAGATCATGGAACTCCTGCCGTCCACGGCGCAGCTCGCCCTCACCGCGCTCGTGCTCTCCGCCGCCACGGGCGTCGCCCTCGGCGTCGCGGCCGCGATCCGCCAGAACTCGTGGGCCGACGTCGGCGCGATGATGCTGGCGCGCCTCGGCGTGTCCATGCCGTCGTTCTGGCTCGGTCTGCTGCTGATCTTCGTCTTCTCGCTGCACCTCGGTCTGCTGCCGGCGACCGGCGGGGGCGGACTCGACCACCTCGTGCTGCCGGCGCTCGCCCTCGGCGCCGGCGCCGCCGCGATCACCGCGGCCCTCACGCGCTCGAGCATGCTGGAAGTGCTGCGGATGGAATACATGACGACGGCGCGCGCGAAGGGGCTGGCCGGGCCGTCCGTCGTGTTCCGGCACGGGCTCGCCAACGCGCTCATTCCGATCGTGACGATCTTCGGCCTTCAGGCCGGCCAGCTGCTGGCCGGCACCGTGATCATCGAGACCGTGTTCGGGCGGCCCGGAATCGGCCGGCTGCTCGTCAACGCGATCCTGAACAAAGACTTTCCGCTGGTCCAGGGCGTCGTGCTGTTCGTGGCGGTCATCTACGTCCTCGTCAACCTGGCCGTCGACGTCGTCTACGCCGCGGTCGACCCCAGAATCCGGTATGGTTAG
- a CDS encoding ABC transporter permease, translated as MLRRVRRHKGAVTGLVIVGALVFVALFQNALAPVNPIRIDIGDALAAPGSGHPMGTDQYGRDTFSRVVHGSGISLTVGLISVGIAATVGTAIGLLAGYYGRALDAVLMRVVDVMLAFPGILLALGIVSVLGPSLRNLEIAVGISGIPVYARLVRGSVLVAKEQLYVDAARVIGVPVRVILGRHILPNVVAPVIVAGTLGMGTAILAAAALSFIGLGSQPPTPEWGRMLSEGRDYLRDAWWISTFPGLAIMLTVLGVNMLGDGLRDVLDPRLKV; from the coding sequence GTGCTGCGCCGCGTGCGGCGGCACAAAGGCGCCGTCACGGGGCTCGTCATCGTCGGCGCCCTGGTCTTCGTCGCGCTCTTTCAGAACGCGCTCGCCCCGGTGAACCCGATCCGGATCGACATCGGCGACGCGCTCGCCGCCCCGGGCTCGGGACATCCGATGGGCACCGATCAGTACGGCCGCGACACCTTCAGCCGCGTGGTCCACGGATCGGGCATCTCGCTGACCGTCGGGCTGATCTCGGTCGGCATCGCGGCGACCGTCGGGACCGCGATCGGGCTCCTCGCCGGCTACTACGGCCGCGCGCTCGACGCGGTGCTGATGCGCGTCGTCGACGTGATGCTCGCGTTCCCCGGGATTCTGCTCGCGCTGGGAATCGTCAGCGTGCTGGGGCCGAGCCTTCGGAACCTGGAAATCGCGGTGGGCATTTCCGGCATCCCGGTCTACGCGCGCCTCGTCCGGGGGTCGGTGCTGGTCGCGAAAGAGCAGCTCTACGTCGACGCGGCCCGCGTGATCGGCGTGCCGGTGCGGGTCATTCTCGGCCGCCACATCCTGCCGAACGTCGTCGCGCCGGTCATCGTCGCCGGCACACTCGGGATGGGGACGGCGATCCTCGCCGCCGCGGCGCTGTCGTTCATCGGGCTCGGCAGCCAGCCGCCGACTCCGGAATGGGGTCGGATGCTGAGCGAGGGCCGCGACTACCTGAGAGACGCCTGGTGGATCTCCACGTTCCCGGGCCTCGCGATCATGCTGACGGTGCTGGGCGTCAACATGCTAGGGGACGGCCTCCGGGACGTCCTCGACCCGCGGCTCAAGGTATAG